A single genomic interval of Mycolicibacterium sp. MU0053 harbors:
- a CDS encoding DUF4185 domain-containing protein — protein MESANCIGRVGALAVALGIGVALTTGTGIAVADDSGGASSSSDSASSSSGSDSNGSGSSTKPAKTSDDDTAKTPRKGPLSKLGERVRKQAEASAERAGSALERTQSRLERAQSQLGERQATLRSKLEDAGKNLAAVPADGTDAGERPLANLRPRPADPEASEASTAARDKTGKSDATQLGPAAVAPTPPSGTGRTETPARRLGDAVATESSRGLAALTGPARTLITIPARNLTPAPITAFAAAAAPTETVTLEAPEAAEVTGTSMVSALLVAAGLSPLAAGTSPVAPGPSAALWALAAAARRESERVLNPRGAALTSAKDADAPAVSTDVQPLAAVAAADTQPWQANPGLTDAPEISGPSILRDLGFITGDKTKNWFIGGTDLGIMWVGGYEEDGTPIVYTLFGDTFDDQAMTTGWRNNVLLRSVDTNLADGLSFRDALIHAGAGPGVPGTPTWYGLQPPAAGAAQIIYDPGYTGWFGTTYTMIPTSAIAVQNAEDGTYTQYATVMSVRTWDNPGSWTTNYSAIAVSTDGGETWTVDPDTVRGSGWLRANKNFEFGNQNFQQNALVQGPDDDPNSWTTPEQTEKYIYVYGTPSGRAGSAYLARVPESQFTDLGAYQYWAGENADGTGNWVTGDPSAATSVIGGGNSNYISFLPKDGFLGQLNKMFAGFFNGFIVGGLPTGGNVSEMSVQYNEYLDKYVVTYTDGGNNVVMRVSDSPQGTWSNTHTLIANNPLSGRTGMYAPMIHPLSGTAAAGEGNEQYLYYNVSFWNSYNVKFMESDLSQLVIT, from the coding sequence ATGGAATCAGCTAATTGCATCGGCCGCGTCGGCGCCCTCGCGGTGGCCCTCGGTATCGGCGTGGCGTTGACCACCGGGACGGGAATCGCCGTCGCCGACGACTCCGGCGGCGCCAGCAGCAGCTCGGACAGTGCGAGCAGCTCGTCCGGTTCGGATTCCAACGGCTCCGGCAGCAGCACGAAGCCGGCGAAGACCTCCGACGACGACACCGCGAAGACCCCACGGAAGGGGCCGCTGTCGAAATTGGGTGAGCGCGTCCGCAAGCAGGCCGAGGCGAGCGCCGAACGGGCCGGGTCCGCCCTCGAGCGCACCCAGAGCCGGCTGGAGCGCGCGCAGTCGCAACTCGGCGAACGGCAAGCAACGCTGCGGTCCAAGCTCGAGGACGCCGGCAAGAACCTCGCCGCCGTCCCCGCCGACGGCACCGACGCGGGAGAGCGCCCGCTGGCCAACCTACGCCCGCGCCCGGCCGACCCCGAGGCCAGCGAGGCGTCCACCGCGGCGCGCGACAAGACCGGCAAATCCGATGCCACGCAACTCGGCCCGGCCGCCGTGGCCCCGACGCCGCCGAGCGGGACCGGGCGCACCGAAACGCCCGCCCGCCGGCTCGGCGACGCGGTCGCCACCGAATCTTCGCGCGGACTCGCCGCGCTCACCGGTCCGGCTCGTACGCTGATCACGATTCCCGCCCGCAACCTGACCCCGGCGCCCATCACCGCGTTCGCCGCGGCGGCGGCCCCGACGGAGACGGTCACGCTCGAAGCACCCGAGGCCGCCGAGGTCACCGGCACGTCGATGGTTTCGGCCTTGCTGGTGGCGGCCGGCCTGTCGCCGCTGGCCGCGGGGACCAGCCCCGTTGCCCCGGGTCCGTCGGCGGCGCTGTGGGCGCTGGCCGCCGCGGCCCGACGCGAGTCCGAGCGGGTGCTCAACCCCAGAGGCGCGGCACTGACCTCGGCCAAGGACGCCGACGCCCCGGCCGTGTCCACCGATGTGCAGCCGCTGGCCGCGGTCGCCGCCGCGGATACGCAGCCGTGGCAGGCGAATCCGGGCCTCACCGACGCGCCGGAGATCTCCGGTCCGTCCATCCTGCGCGACCTGGGATTCATCACCGGCGACAAGACCAAGAACTGGTTCATCGGCGGGACCGACCTCGGCATCATGTGGGTCGGCGGATACGAGGAGGACGGCACACCGATCGTCTACACGCTGTTCGGTGACACCTTCGACGATCAGGCGATGACGACGGGGTGGCGCAACAATGTGCTGCTGCGTTCGGTGGACACCAACCTGGCCGACGGTCTTTCGTTCCGGGACGCGCTGATCCACGCCGGTGCCGGTCCCGGCGTACCGGGCACACCGACGTGGTACGGCCTGCAGCCCCCGGCCGCGGGTGCCGCGCAGATCATCTACGACCCCGGCTACACCGGCTGGTTCGGCACCACCTACACGATGATCCCCACGTCGGCGATCGCGGTGCAGAACGCCGAGGACGGCACCTACACCCAGTACGCCACCGTGATGTCGGTGCGCACCTGGGACAACCCCGGCAGCTGGACCACCAACTACTCCGCGATCGCGGTCTCGACCGACGGCGGCGAGACCTGGACCGTGGACCCGGACACCGTGCGGGGTTCGGGGTGGCTGCGGGCCAACAAGAACTTCGAATTCGGCAACCAGAACTTCCAGCAGAACGCGCTGGTGCAGGGCCCCGACGACGACCCGAACTCGTGGACCACCCCGGAGCAGACCGAAAAGTACATCTACGTCTACGGCACCCCGTCGGGCCGGGCCGGCTCGGCCTATCTGGCGCGGGTTCCCGAAAGCCAGTTCACCGACCTGGGCGCCTACCAGTACTGGGCCGGCGAGAACGCCGACGGCACCGGCAACTGGGTGACCGGTGACCCGTCGGCGGCCACCTCGGTGATCGGCGGCGGCAACAGCAACTACATCTCGTTCCTGCCCAAGGATGGTTTCCTCGGTCAGCTCAACAAGATGTTCGCCGGTTTCTTCAACGGCTTCATCGTGGGCGGACTGCCCACCGGCGGCAACGTCAGCGAGATGTCGGTGCAGTACAACGAGTACCTCGACAAGTACGTGGTGACCTACACCGACGGCGGCAACAACGTGGTGATGCGGGTGTCCGACTCGCCGCAGGGCACCTGGTCGAACACCCACACCCTGATCGCCAACAACCCGTTGTCGGGCCGGACCGGGATGTACGCGCCCATGATCCATCCGCTGTCGGGCACCGCCGCGGCCGGCGAGGGCAACGAGCAGTACCTCTACTACAACGTGTCCTTCTGGAACAGCTACAACGTGAAGTTCATGGAATCCGACCTGAGTCAGCTGGTCATCACCTGA
- a CDS encoding TetR/AcrR family transcriptional regulator has product MLSISNADSDVGERILAAAASCVRDYGIDRVTLAEIARRARVSRPTIYRRWPDSDAILAALLTRRIAEVAAEVPKRGADRAAIVGRIVAVSQRLRDDELLMAVMHSAPEFAMTYITERLGTSQQRLIDALATDLMAAQAHGSVRAGDPRQLATMIVLITQSTIQSAQIVEPILAADALAVELCHALNGYLQP; this is encoded by the coding sequence ATGCTGTCAATCAGTAATGCAGATTCGGACGTCGGCGAGCGGATCCTCGCCGCCGCGGCCAGCTGCGTGCGCGACTACGGCATCGACCGGGTGACGCTGGCCGAGATCGCGCGCCGGGCCCGGGTCAGCCGACCGACGATCTACCGGCGCTGGCCGGACAGCGACGCGATCCTCGCGGCCCTGCTCACCCGCCGGATCGCCGAGGTGGCGGCCGAGGTGCCCAAGCGGGGCGCCGATCGCGCGGCGATCGTCGGGCGGATCGTGGCGGTGAGCCAACGCCTGCGCGACGACGAGCTGCTGATGGCGGTCATGCATTCCGCGCCCGAATTCGCGATGACCTACATCACCGAGCGCCTCGGCACCAGCCAGCAGCGGCTGATCGACGCACTGGCCACCGACCTGATGGCCGCCCAGGCGCACGGCAGCGTGCGCGCCGGGGACCCGCGTCAGTTGGCCACCATGATCGTGCTGATCACCCAGTCGACGATCCAGTCCGCGCAGATTGTCGAACCGATCCTGGCCGCCGATGCGCTGGCGGTCGAGTTGTGCCACGCCCTGAACGGATACCTCCAGCCATGA
- a CDS encoding serine hydrolase domain-containing protein, protein MGALEVLEDWPVTAAAAAVVGPAGVLASHGDTAAPFALASVTKPLAARAIQVAVEEGAVELDTAAGPPGATVRHLLAHASGLAMRDASVLAKPGARRIYSNYGFQVAAEAVESAADIEFVRYLSEAVFVPLGMTGSSLSGGAAAAGFGGTSTVADLAAFAGDLLTPALVSPQMHADATAVQFPGLAGVLPGFGSQRPNDWGLGFELRDGKSPHWTGTANSAATFGHFGQSGTFIWADPAAELALVVLTDRNFGEWAQPLWPALSDEVLREFGAH, encoded by the coding sequence ATGGGCGCACTCGAGGTTCTCGAAGACTGGCCGGTGACGGCCGCTGCCGCCGCGGTGGTCGGGCCGGCCGGGGTATTGGCCAGCCACGGCGATACCGCTGCGCCGTTCGCGCTGGCCTCGGTGACCAAGCCGCTGGCCGCGCGCGCGATCCAGGTGGCCGTCGAAGAGGGCGCGGTGGAACTCGACACCGCCGCCGGACCGCCGGGCGCCACCGTGCGCCATCTGCTCGCGCATGCCTCGGGGCTGGCGATGCGCGACGCTTCGGTGCTCGCGAAGCCCGGCGCCCGCCGGATCTACTCCAACTACGGTTTCCAGGTCGCGGCCGAGGCGGTCGAGTCCGCCGCCGACATCGAGTTCGTGCGGTATTTGAGCGAGGCGGTCTTCGTGCCGCTGGGCATGACCGGGTCATCGCTGTCGGGCGGGGCAGCGGCGGCGGGTTTCGGCGGCACCTCGACGGTGGCCGATCTGGCGGCGTTCGCGGGCGACCTGCTGACCCCGGCGCTGGTGTCGCCGCAGATGCACGCCGACGCCACGGCCGTGCAATTCCCCGGACTGGCCGGCGTGTTGCCCGGTTTCGGGTCACAGCGGCCTAACGATTGGGGCCTGGGCTTCGAGTTGCGCGACGGCAAGAGTCCGCACTGGACGGGCACCGCCAACTCGGCGGCCACCTTCGGTCATTTCGGGCAATCAGGCACGTTCATCTGGGCCGATCCCGCGGCGGAGCTGGCGCTGGTGGTGCTGACGGACCGCAATTTCGGGGAGTGGGCGCAGCCGCTGTGGCCTGCGCTCTCTGACGAAGTCCTGAGAGAATTCGGGGCACACTAG
- a CDS encoding DUF3145 domain-containing protein translates to MRASNQFADATTGVVYIHASPAAVCPHVEWALSSTLNATAKLTWTPQPAMPGQLRAVTNWVGPVGTGAQLANALRSWSVLRFEVTEDPSEGVDGQRFCHTPQLGLWSGAMSANGDTTVGEMRLRALMAAGADTLAAELDTVLGTAWDEALEDFRNGGDGAEVSWLSRGVG, encoded by the coding sequence ATGCGTGCGTCGAACCAATTTGCCGACGCGACTACAGGCGTGGTCTACATCCATGCCTCACCCGCGGCGGTATGCCCACACGTCGAGTGGGCGCTTTCGTCGACCCTGAATGCCACGGCGAAGCTCACCTGGACGCCGCAACCGGCGATGCCCGGGCAGCTGCGTGCCGTCACCAACTGGGTGGGCCCGGTCGGCACGGGCGCGCAGTTGGCGAACGCGCTGCGGTCCTGGTCGGTGCTGCGCTTCGAGGTCACCGAGGATCCCAGCGAGGGCGTCGACGGTCAGCGCTTCTGCCACACCCCGCAACTCGGATTGTGGAGCGGGGCCATGAGCGCCAACGGCGACACCACGGTCGGGGAGATGCGCCTGCGTGCCTTGATGGCCGCCGGCGCCGACACCCTGGCCGCCGAACTCGACACGGTGCTGGGCACCGCCTGGGATGAGGCGCTCGAGGACTTCCGCAACGGCGGCGACGGCGCCGAGGTCAGCTGGCTCAGTCGCGGGGTGGGGTAG
- a CDS encoding diacylglycerol kinase — protein sequence MTRAISRVTVLTNPASGHGNAPHAAERAIARLQQRGVDVTAVVGRDAAHARQLIREQLDLGTDALVVVGGDGAIALALQELAGNDVPLGIVPAGTGNDHAREYRIPTGNPEAAADVVADGLAATVDLGLIEGADGTRKWFGTVVATGFDSLVSDRANRMRWPHGRMRYNLAMLAELSKLRLLPFRLSFDGGAPLDTELTMAAIGNTRSYGGGMLICPGADPTDGLLDVTMIASASRGRLIRLFPTVFKGTHVELDTVTTRRVGTVAVECPGINAYADGDFACALPAQITAVPAALRLLRPDPSG from the coding sequence GTGACGAGGGCCATCTCCCGGGTGACGGTGCTGACCAATCCGGCATCCGGGCATGGCAACGCGCCGCATGCGGCCGAACGCGCGATCGCCCGGTTGCAGCAGCGCGGTGTCGACGTGACCGCGGTCGTGGGTCGCGACGCCGCCCATGCGCGGCAGTTGATCCGCGAACAGCTCGACCTCGGCACCGACGCGCTGGTGGTCGTCGGCGGCGACGGCGCGATCGCCCTGGCGCTGCAGGAGCTGGCCGGCAACGACGTTCCGCTCGGCATCGTCCCGGCCGGCACCGGCAACGACCACGCCCGCGAATACCGCATCCCCACCGGCAACCCGGAGGCCGCCGCCGATGTGGTCGCCGACGGATTGGCCGCGACGGTGGATCTGGGTCTCATCGAAGGCGCCGATGGCACCCGAAAATGGTTCGGCACCGTCGTCGCCACCGGTTTCGACTCCTTGGTCAGCGATCGGGCCAACCGGATGCGGTGGCCGCACGGCCGGATGCGCTACAACCTGGCGATGCTCGCCGAGCTCTCGAAGCTGCGACTGCTGCCGTTCCGGCTGTCCTTCGACGGCGGCGCGCCCCTCGACACCGAGCTGACCATGGCCGCGATCGGCAACACCCGCAGCTACGGCGGCGGCATGCTGATCTGTCCCGGCGCCGACCCCACCGACGGGCTGCTCGACGTCACGATGATCGCCTCGGCCTCCCGCGGCCGGCTGATCCGGCTGTTCCCCACGGTGTTCAAGGGCACGCACGTCGAACTCGACACCGTCACGACCCGCCGGGTCGGCACCGTGGCGGTGGAATGTCCGGGCATCAATGCCTATGCCGACGGCGACTTCGCCTGCGCCCTGCCCGCCCAGATCACCGCGGTCCCCGCGGCCCTGCGGCTGTTGCGCCCCGACCCGAGCGGCTAG
- a CDS encoding class I SAM-dependent methyltransferase encodes MTTVETQSSTDPTEAFGQRMIGIVNNAATALLCSIGHQTGLFDTLAGLPPATSTQIADAANLDERYVREWLGGIVSAGIVDYHPAAGTYALPAHHVPALARSGGPDNIAKLAQYIGIFGEVEQQIVGCFRHGGGLPYTEFPRFHAIMAEESGGVFDAALINGILPLAEGLPERLRAGAEVADIGCGSGHAINLMAQAFPASRFTGFDFSAQALATATAEAAAMGLANATFVAEDAARLDVENRFDVITAFDAIHDQVDPAAVLANIFRALRHGGIFLMVDIKASSNLQDNIEVPWASLFYTVSTMHCMTVSLSAGGAGLGTMWGEQLALTMLADAGFADVTVCDVDTDPFNNYYVARK; translated from the coding sequence ATGACAACGGTAGAAACTCAGTCCAGCACCGACCCCACCGAGGCCTTCGGCCAGCGGATGATCGGCATCGTCAACAATGCGGCGACCGCACTGCTGTGCAGCATCGGACACCAAACCGGGCTGTTCGACACGCTGGCCGGGTTGCCGCCGGCCACCAGCACCCAGATCGCCGATGCCGCCAACCTCGATGAGCGCTACGTACGAGAATGGCTCGGTGGCATCGTCAGCGCCGGCATCGTCGACTACCACCCGGCAGCTGGCACCTACGCGCTTCCGGCCCACCACGTGCCGGCGCTGGCGCGCTCCGGCGGGCCCGACAACATCGCCAAACTGGCCCAGTACATCGGAATCTTCGGCGAGGTCGAACAGCAGATCGTTGGATGCTTCCGGCACGGCGGCGGACTGCCCTACACCGAGTTTCCGCGCTTCCACGCGATCATGGCCGAGGAGAGTGGGGGAGTCTTCGATGCGGCCTTGATCAATGGCATCCTGCCGTTGGCCGAGGGTCTGCCCGAGCGGTTGCGGGCGGGCGCTGAGGTCGCCGACATCGGTTGCGGCAGTGGGCATGCGATCAACCTGATGGCGCAGGCGTTCCCGGCCAGCCGGTTCACCGGGTTCGACTTCTCCGCGCAGGCGTTGGCCACCGCGACCGCGGAAGCGGCCGCCATGGGGCTGGCCAACGCGACGTTCGTCGCCGAGGACGCGGCCCGCCTCGACGTCGAAAACCGGTTCGATGTGATCACGGCGTTCGACGCGATTCACGATCAGGTCGACCCGGCCGCGGTGCTGGCCAACATCTTCCGGGCGCTGCGGCACGGCGGCATCTTCTTGATGGTCGACATCAAGGCCTCCAGCAACCTGCAGGACAACATCGAGGTGCCGTGGGCGAGCCTGTTCTACACGGTCTCGACGATGCATTGCATGACCGTTTCGCTGTCGGCCGGCGGCGCTGGCCTCGGCACCATGTGGGGCGAACAATTGGCGCTGACGATGCTGGCCGACGCCGGCTTTGCCGATGTGACGGTGTGCGATGTCGACACCGATCCGTTCAACAACTACTACGTCGCCCGGAAGTAG
- a CDS encoding FAD-binding oxidoreductase, with protein MKWNAWGDPAAAKPLSEGIRALLAQALGVAEVDRPELPLDEVRVRACTLAETDRAALAGLVGAPHCSTDDHARLLRAGGKSTPDLLRRADRGAQDAPDAVLTPGTEEEIAEILRYCSEHGIAVVPFGGGTSVVGGLDPIRGPFAAAITLDLRRFDRLLDFDEVSGEAELGAGVTGPQAEALLGEHGFSLGHFPQSFEFATIGGFAATRSSGQDSAGYGRFDDMIRGLTAVTPAGVLELGRAPESAAGPDLRELIVGSEGVFGIITRVRLRVHPVPATTRYEAWSFPDFSTGAAALRAVVQTGTGPTVIRLSDEAETGVNLATTEHIGAQQITGGCLAVTLFEGTAEHTASRHAETRALLEVHGATSLGEEPARAWEQGRFAAPYLRDALLASGALCETLETATSWSNLAALKAAVTAALTESLAESGTPALVMCHISHVYPTGASLYFTVVAGQRGDTPAEVIAQWGAVKRAASAAIMRTGGTITHHHAVGADHRPWMTDEVGELGVQILRAVKESLDPAGILNPGKLIP; from the coding sequence ATGAAATGGAACGCCTGGGGCGACCCGGCCGCGGCCAAGCCGCTTTCCGAGGGCATCCGCGCGCTGCTGGCGCAGGCGCTCGGCGTAGCGGAGGTCGACCGGCCCGAACTGCCACTCGACGAGGTCCGGGTGCGCGCCTGCACGCTGGCCGAGACCGACCGCGCTGCGTTGGCCGGCCTCGTCGGCGCGCCACACTGCAGCACCGACGACCACGCCCGGCTGCTGCGGGCCGGCGGCAAGTCGACTCCGGATCTGTTGCGCCGGGCCGACCGCGGGGCGCAGGACGCGCCGGATGCGGTGCTCACCCCCGGCACCGAGGAAGAGATCGCCGAAATCCTGCGGTACTGCTCCGAGCACGGCATCGCGGTGGTCCCGTTCGGCGGCGGCACCAGTGTGGTCGGCGGTCTGGACCCGATCCGCGGCCCGTTCGCCGCGGCGATCACGTTGGACCTGCGCCGCTTCGACCGACTGCTCGATTTCGACGAGGTGTCCGGGGAGGCCGAACTGGGCGCCGGCGTGACGGGTCCGCAGGCCGAGGCGCTGCTCGGCGAGCACGGTTTCTCGCTGGGGCACTTCCCCCAGAGCTTCGAGTTCGCGACCATCGGCGGCTTCGCGGCCACCCGCTCGTCCGGTCAGGACTCGGCGGGCTACGGTCGATTCGACGACATGATCCGCGGGCTGACCGCGGTGACGCCGGCGGGGGTGCTCGAGCTGGGCCGGGCCCCCGAATCGGCGGCCGGACCGGACCTGCGCGAGTTGATCGTCGGTTCCGAGGGCGTCTTCGGCATCATCACCCGGGTCCGGTTGCGGGTTCATCCGGTGCCGGCCACCACCCGCTACGAGGCGTGGTCCTTCCCCGATTTCAGCACCGGGGCCGCCGCATTGCGCGCGGTGGTGCAGACCGGCACCGGCCCGACGGTGATCCGGCTTTCCGACGAGGCCGAGACCGGGGTGAACCTGGCCACCACCGAGCACATCGGCGCACAGCAGATCACCGGCGGCTGTTTGGCGGTCACGCTGTTCGAGGGCACCGCCGAACACACCGCGAGCCGGCACGCCGAAACCCGCGCATTGCTGGAGGTCCACGGCGCGACCTCGCTGGGCGAGGAGCCCGCACGGGCCTGGGAGCAGGGCCGGTTCGCCGCGCCGTATCTGCGCGATGCGCTGCTGGCCTCCGGCGCCCTGTGCGAAACCCTCGAGACGGCCACCAGCTGGTCGAATCTGGCGGCCCTCAAGGCCGCCGTGACCGCGGCGCTGACGGAGTCGCTGGCCGAATCCGGCACGCCGGCATTGGTGATGTGCCACATTTCCCATGTGTATCCGACCGGGGCCTCGCTGTACTTCACCGTGGTCGCCGGCCAGCGGGGCGACACCCCGGCCGAGGTGATCGCGCAGTGGGGCGCGGTGAAAAGGGCCGCCTCGGCGGCGATCATGCGCACCGGCGGCACCATCACCCACCATCACGCAGTCGGCGCCGATCACCGGCCGTGGATGACCGATGAGGTCGGCGAGCTCGGGGTCCAGATCCTGCGGGCGGTCAAGGAATCGCTGGATCCGGCCGGAATCCTCAACCCGGGCAAGCTGATTCCGTGA
- a CDS encoding response regulator transcription factor, which produces MLAEPVTDLLAAARAAHQRREWPLSYEAYTRAATLAPLATEDLDAFAFASWRLGHIKESIRAAERVYADLARIDPTAAAMKANELALAWLIRGDVNIGSGWMNRSRRLLVDVDECPVHGYLNYLDAIVAAMTQDLDALAVQVDSLQQLSRRLEAPVVGALGLVAAGLEAILHARTAEGYALIDEAILPLLADQVPIEWAGDIYCVVLHHCHKLADMPRMRAWTDSMERWCGLSGSAPYGGVCDVHRLQVRAGTDDYRGLEQELERASRALTEVNSWAAAEGYYQLGEVRRLLGELDDAAAAFDRARSLGMDPQPGAALLLCRRGDTQGAWTAIRLALAGGDRLARVRLLRAAVEIALRRDDLDQAERCCQELESDATAFATPGFMAWAAHARGALNVRSGAFEPALVSLQEALREYRTQQSRYETAEVYEWLALAHRGLGDEAAAAADAATAEAIYAELGVDPSGSCGSGSTAAGGLTPRELDVLGHIARGATNKQVAAALYLSEKTVSRHLANIYAKLGVSTRTAAANWAFQHGAAQPQTH; this is translated from the coding sequence CGCCTTTGCCTCGTGGCGGCTGGGCCACATCAAGGAATCCATTCGGGCGGCCGAACGCGTCTACGCCGACCTCGCCCGGATCGATCCGACCGCCGCCGCGATGAAGGCCAACGAGTTGGCGTTGGCCTGGCTGATTCGCGGTGACGTCAACATCGGCAGCGGCTGGATGAATCGGTCCCGCCGGTTGCTGGTCGACGTCGACGAGTGCCCCGTACACGGCTATCTGAACTATCTGGACGCCATCGTGGCCGCGATGACCCAGGACCTCGACGCGCTTGCGGTCCAGGTCGATTCCCTGCAGCAGCTGAGTCGGCGCCTCGAGGCGCCCGTGGTCGGCGCACTCGGCCTGGTGGCCGCCGGCCTCGAGGCGATCCTGCATGCGCGCACCGCGGAGGGCTACGCGCTGATCGACGAGGCGATCCTGCCGCTGCTGGCCGATCAGGTGCCGATCGAATGGGCCGGCGACATCTACTGCGTGGTGCTGCACCACTGTCACAAACTGGCCGACATGCCGCGGATGCGGGCGTGGACGGACTCGATGGAACGCTGGTGCGGACTGTCCGGGTCGGCGCCCTACGGCGGCGTCTGCGATGTGCATCGGCTGCAGGTGCGCGCCGGCACCGACGACTACCGGGGCCTGGAACAGGAGCTGGAGCGGGCCAGCCGGGCGTTGACCGAGGTCAACTCGTGGGCGGCGGCCGAGGGCTACTACCAACTCGGCGAGGTCCGCAGGCTGCTCGGCGAGCTTGACGACGCCGCGGCGGCGTTCGACCGCGCCCGATCGTTGGGCATGGACCCCCAGCCCGGTGCGGCCCTGCTGCTGTGCCGGCGCGGGGACACCCAGGGTGCATGGACCGCGATCCGGCTGGCGTTGGCCGGCGGGGATCGACTGGCCCGGGTCCGGCTCTTGCGCGCCGCGGTCGAGATCGCCCTGCGCCGCGACGACCTCGATCAGGCCGAAAGATGCTGCCAGGAACTCGAATCCGATGCGACGGCCTTCGCAACACCGGGCTTCATGGCATGGGCCGCGCATGCGCGCGGCGCGCTCAATGTGCGCAGCGGGGCGTTCGAGCCGGCCTTGGTGTCGCTGCAGGAAGCCCTGCGGGAATACCGGACCCAGCAGTCGCGCTATGAGACCGCGGAGGTATACGAGTGGCTGGCCCTGGCGCACCGCGGACTGGGCGATGAGGCGGCCGCGGCCGCCGATGCCGCGACCGCCGAAGCCATCTACGCCGAACTCGGCGTCGACCCGAGCGGCAGCTGCGGCTCCGGCTCGACTGCGGCGGGTGGATTGACTCCCCGCGAACTCGACGTGCTGGGCCACATCGCCCGCGGCGCAACGAATAAGCAGGTGGCGGCCGCGCTGTACCTCAGTGAGAAGACCGTCAGCCGGCACCTGGCCAACATCTACGCCAAACTCGGCGTATCCACCCGTACGGCCGCGGCCAATTGGGCCTTCCAACACGGCGCGGCGCAGCCGCAGACGCACTGA